A genomic window from Streptomyces sp. HUAS YS2 includes:
- a CDS encoding MFS transporter yields MSTGPGADSAPVHKPDDDTPSPSGGTGGGTFSSLRIRNYRLFFTGAIVSNTGTWMARITQDWLVLTLTGSSAAVGITTALQFLPMLLFGLYGGVIADRYPKRRLLLFSQGALGLCGLALAVLTLSGHIQVWHVYLVAFLLGMVTVVDNPTRQSFVSEMVGPDQLRNAVSLNSANFQSARLIGPAVAGLLIASVGSGWAFLLNGLFFLAPLTGLLMMRPSELHRVERAPRGKGQLREGLRYVAGRPELIWPIVLVGFVGTFGFNFPIWLTAFADDVFHVGAGTYGLLNTLMAAGSLAGALLAARRGSTRLRMLVGAAVVFGLLEIAAAVSPGFWLFAVLLVPIGMFGLTVNVTANSAVQLATDPVMRGRVMSLYMMVFAGGTPIGAPIVGWLTDAYGARIGFATGGVVSLVAAAVVGLVLARAGGLRLSVRWHHGHPRVLFVERRVALEHAA; encoded by the coding sequence TTGAGTACGGGACCCGGAGCAGACTCCGCACCCGTCCACAAACCCGACGACGACACCCCCAGCCCCTCGGGCGGGACCGGCGGAGGCACGTTCTCCTCGCTCCGGATCCGCAACTACCGGCTCTTCTTCACCGGAGCCATCGTCTCCAACACCGGTACCTGGATGGCCCGCATCACCCAGGACTGGCTGGTGCTGACCCTGACCGGCTCCTCCGCCGCCGTCGGCATCACGACGGCGCTGCAGTTCCTGCCGATGCTGCTGTTCGGCCTGTACGGCGGCGTCATCGCCGACCGCTACCCGAAGCGGCGGCTCCTCCTCTTCAGCCAGGGCGCGCTCGGCCTGTGCGGGCTCGCGCTCGCCGTGCTCACGCTCTCCGGGCACATCCAGGTCTGGCACGTGTACCTGGTCGCGTTCCTGCTCGGCATGGTCACCGTGGTCGACAACCCGACCCGGCAGTCCTTCGTCTCCGAGATGGTCGGACCGGACCAGTTGCGCAACGCGGTCTCCCTCAACTCGGCGAACTTCCAGTCCGCCCGGCTGATCGGCCCGGCGGTCGCCGGTCTGCTGATCGCGTCCGTGGGCAGCGGCTGGGCGTTCCTGCTCAACGGCCTGTTCTTCCTCGCCCCGCTCACCGGACTGCTGATGATGCGGCCGTCCGAGCTCCACAGGGTGGAGCGCGCACCGCGAGGCAAGGGGCAGCTGCGGGAAGGGCTGCGGTACGTGGCCGGCCGGCCCGAGCTGATCTGGCCGATCGTCCTCGTCGGCTTCGTCGGCACCTTCGGCTTCAACTTCCCGATCTGGCTGACCGCCTTCGCCGACGACGTCTTCCACGTCGGCGCGGGTACGTACGGCCTGCTCAACACGCTGATGGCGGCCGGCTCGCTGGCCGGTGCGCTGCTCGCGGCCCGGCGCGGCAGCACGCGGCTGCGGATGCTGGTCGGCGCCGCGGTGGTGTTCGGGCTGCTGGAGATCGCGGCGGCGGTGTCGCCGGGGTTCTGGCTGTTCGCGGTGCTGCTGGTACCGATCGGGATGTTCGGTCTGACGGTCAACGTCACGGCGAACTCGGCGGTGCAGCTGGCCACGGACCCGGTGATGCGGGGCCGGGTCATGAGCCTCTACATGATGGTCTTCGCCGGCGGCACCCCGATCGGCGCGCCGATCGTCGGCTGGCTCACGGACGCGTACGGCGCGCGGATCGGCTTCGCGACGGGCGGCGTGGTCTCGTTGGTCGCGGCGGCGGTCGTCGGCCTCGTCCTCGCGCGGGCCGGCGGCCTGAGGCTGAGCGTCCGCTGGCACCACGGCCACCCGAGAGTCCTCTTCGTGGAACGCCGGGTCGCGCTGGAGCACGCGGCGTGA
- a CDS encoding GNAT family N-acetyltransferase yields the protein MAATSLGRMEIKVRKGGADDVPAILAMLDSAVVWLNGKGITQQWGTEPWSTSAKAVALVEKIVAEGTPWIAEIDGEPAGTVTLTPHPAPYVAPADEPEVYVHLLVTDSRFHGRGVGAALLAHSVAETRRQGLSLLRVDCFAGSEGRLVAFYESQGFTRTESFTVGEWPGQVLEQRV from the coding sequence ATGGCAGCGACTAGCCTCGGCCGGATGGAGATCAAGGTCAGGAAGGGCGGGGCGGACGACGTCCCCGCGATACTCGCGATGCTGGACAGCGCGGTGGTCTGGCTGAACGGCAAGGGGATCACCCAGCAGTGGGGCACGGAGCCGTGGTCCACGAGCGCGAAGGCGGTGGCGCTGGTCGAGAAGATCGTGGCCGAGGGCACGCCGTGGATCGCCGAGATCGACGGGGAGCCCGCGGGCACGGTGACGCTGACCCCGCACCCCGCGCCGTACGTCGCCCCGGCGGACGAGCCGGAGGTCTACGTCCACCTCCTCGTCACCGACTCCCGCTTCCACGGCCGCGGGGTCGGCGCGGCGCTGCTGGCCCACTCGGTGGCGGAGACCCGCCGCCAGGGCCTGTCCCTCCTCCGCGTGGACTGCTTCGCCGGCAGCGAGGGCCGGCTGGTCGCCTTCTACGAGTCCCAGGGTTTCACCCGGACGGAGTCCTTCACGGTCGGCGAGTGGCCGGGGCAGGTCCTGGAACAGCGGGTCTGA
- the thpR gene encoding RNA 2',3'-cyclic phosphodiesterase codes for MRLFAAVVPPPQQLAELSGAVDRLHRVPGADGLRWTGRPGWHFTLAFMGEVDEAVLPDLHARLARAAHRTAPFPLRLHGGGHFGRRALWVGAAGGIDEMRLLAERADAAARRAGVPMDEHRRYQAHLTIARSRTGGDTDLRPFVAGLEDFEGARWQVAELVLIRSNLPAGGTPGERPRYETVGAWPLEGRSPEGRSSEGPSAGAPEAAG; via the coding sequence ATGAGGCTTTTCGCTGCCGTCGTGCCGCCCCCTCAGCAGCTCGCCGAGCTCAGCGGTGCCGTCGACCGGCTGCACCGTGTCCCAGGCGCCGACGGGCTGCGCTGGACCGGCCGGCCCGGGTGGCACTTCACGCTCGCCTTCATGGGCGAGGTCGACGAGGCCGTCCTCCCTGACCTGCACGCCCGCCTCGCCCGCGCCGCGCACCGCACCGCGCCCTTCCCGCTCCGGCTGCACGGCGGCGGCCACTTCGGGCGGCGCGCGCTGTGGGTCGGTGCGGCCGGCGGGATCGACGAGATGCGGCTGCTCGCCGAGCGGGCCGACGCCGCGGCCCGCCGCGCCGGCGTCCCGATGGACGAGCACCGCCGCTACCAGGCCCACCTCACGATCGCCCGTTCCCGCACCGGCGGCGACACGGACCTGCGCCCCTTCGTGGCCGGCCTGGAGGACTTCGAGGGCGCCCGCTGGCAGGTCGCCGAGCTGGTCCTCATCCGCAGCAACCTTCCCGCCGGCGGGACACCGGGCGAGCGCCCCCGGTACGAGACGGTCGGCGCCTGGCCGCTGGAGGGCCGGTCTCCGGAAGGCCGGTCTTCGGAGGGCCCCTCGGCGGGGGCGCCCGAGGCGGCGGGTTAA
- a CDS encoding aldo/keto reductase, whose amino-acid sequence MKYTQLGRTGLKVSRLVLGTMNFGPQTDEPTSHAIMDAALDAGVNFFDTANVYGWGEDKGRTEEIIGSWFAQGGGRRDKTVIATKVYGNMGGGDGERWPNHDKLSAVNIRRAVDASLKRLRTDHIDLYQFHHIDRRTPFEEIWQAIDVLIQQGKILYAGSSNFPGYKIAQANEAAARRGMVGLVSEQCLYNLAERRAEMEVIPAAEEYGLGVIPWSPLHGGLLGGVLKKEGRSGRSASGRSADALAVTSVRAQVQAYEDLLDKHGLEPGEAALAWLLTRPGVTGPIVGPRTPEQLESALRAVELELSEEVLTGLDEIFPGPGPSPEAFAW is encoded by the coding sequence ATGAAGTACACGCAGCTCGGACGCACGGGACTCAAGGTCAGCCGACTCGTCCTCGGCACGATGAACTTCGGCCCGCAGACGGACGAACCCACCAGCCACGCCATCATGGACGCCGCGCTCGACGCGGGCGTCAACTTCTTCGACACCGCCAACGTCTACGGATGGGGCGAGGACAAGGGCCGCACCGAGGAGATCATCGGCTCCTGGTTCGCCCAGGGCGGCGGCCGCCGCGACAAGACGGTGATCGCCACCAAGGTGTACGGGAACATGGGCGGCGGTGACGGCGAGCGCTGGCCCAACCACGACAAGCTCTCGGCCGTGAACATCCGGCGCGCCGTCGACGCCAGCCTCAAGCGGCTCCGCACCGACCACATCGACCTCTACCAGTTCCACCACATCGACCGCCGGACCCCGTTCGAGGAGATCTGGCAGGCCATCGACGTCCTGATCCAGCAGGGCAAGATCCTCTACGCCGGCTCGTCCAACTTCCCCGGCTACAAGATCGCCCAGGCGAACGAGGCCGCCGCCCGCCGCGGCATGGTCGGCCTGGTCAGCGAGCAGTGCCTCTACAACCTCGCCGAGCGGCGCGCCGAGATGGAGGTCATCCCGGCCGCCGAGGAGTACGGGCTCGGTGTCATCCCCTGGTCCCCGCTGCACGGGGGCCTGCTGGGCGGGGTCCTCAAGAAGGAAGGCCGGAGCGGCCGGAGCGCCTCGGGTCGCTCCGCGGACGCGCTCGCCGTCACGTCCGTACGGGCGCAGGTGCAGGCGTACGAGGACCTGCTCGACAAGCACGGTCTGGAGCCGGGCGAGGCGGCTCTGGCCTGGCTGCTCACCCGGCCCGGCGTCACCGGCCCGATCGTCGGCCCGCGGACGCCGGAGCAGTTGGAGTCCGCGCTGCGGGCGGTCGAGCTGGAGCTGTCGGAGGAGGTACTGACCGGGCTGGACGAGATCTTCCCCGGCCCGGGCCCGTCCCCGGAGGCGTTCGCCTGGTGA
- a CDS encoding S8 family peptidase yields the protein MFSHISRRLRLPAVTAVALGATMALAGPVGLAHAVPNDTPEPSSASARTTESTATAQAKAATTAWAAGTRSYLVIATPGDTSAVRTAIANNGGSVFASYDAIGVVVAHSASAGFAATMRTVSGVQQVGATRTSDVPADAYNPALPANPTQSPTTLTESNRWDMTQIKADQAWAVTTGSPTVKVGVLDTGVDDQHQDIAPNFNAADSVSCAYGKPDTRAGAWRDIDTHGTHVAGTIAAAKNGKGVIGVAPGVKISSVRIAEQPSGLFYAENTICGFVWAGDHGFKVTNNSYYTDPWQFNCPDNVDQAAIIEGVRRAQAYAEGKGSLQVAAAGNSNYDLANKTTDSESPNDSTPVTRTITNACIDIPTELPGVVTVAAMGNGNVKASYSNFGNGVIDVAAPGGDGSYGVYSTLPGGKYGNKNGTSMASPHVAGVAALLASANPTFTPADLRDRLTSQAGDTACPSDSRCTGTTAKNGFFGDGQVDALKAVGGSTPPPGAYFENLADVAIADNATVESPITVSGRTGNAPATLKVGVDIKHTYIGDLKVDLVAPDGTVYTLHNRTGSGTDNIVQTYTVNASAEVANGVWKLRVNDNAAQDVGKIDAWNLTF from the coding sequence TTGTTTTCCCACATATCCCGCCGGCTGAGACTTCCGGCCGTGACGGCCGTCGCCCTCGGGGCGACCATGGCCCTCGCCGGACCCGTCGGACTCGCCCACGCGGTGCCGAACGACACCCCTGAGCCTTCGTCCGCCTCCGCGCGCACGACGGAGTCGACCGCCACGGCGCAGGCCAAGGCGGCGACGACCGCCTGGGCCGCGGGCACCCGGTCCTACCTGGTGATCGCCACCCCCGGCGACACCTCCGCCGTGCGCACCGCGATCGCGAACAACGGCGGCTCCGTCTTCGCGTCGTACGACGCGATCGGCGTGGTCGTGGCCCACTCCGCCTCGGCCGGCTTCGCCGCGACGATGCGCACCGTGAGCGGTGTCCAGCAGGTCGGCGCGACCCGCACCTCCGACGTCCCGGCGGACGCGTACAACCCGGCGCTGCCCGCCAACCCGACGCAGTCGCCGACGACGCTGACCGAGTCCAACCGCTGGGACATGACCCAGATCAAGGCCGACCAGGCGTGGGCCGTCACCACGGGCTCCCCCACCGTCAAGGTCGGTGTCCTCGACACCGGCGTCGACGACCAGCACCAGGACATCGCGCCCAACTTCAACGCCGCCGACTCCGTCTCCTGCGCCTACGGGAAGCCGGACACCCGGGCGGGCGCGTGGCGGGACATCGACACCCACGGCACGCACGTCGCGGGCACCATCGCGGCGGCCAAGAACGGCAAGGGCGTCATCGGCGTCGCGCCGGGCGTGAAGATCTCGTCGGTCCGCATCGCGGAGCAGCCGAGCGGTCTGTTCTACGCGGAGAACACGATCTGCGGCTTCGTCTGGGCCGGTGACCACGGCTTCAAGGTCACCAACAACAGCTATTACACCGACCCGTGGCAGTTCAACTGCCCGGACAACGTCGACCAGGCCGCCATCATCGAGGGCGTGCGGCGCGCGCAGGCGTACGCCGAGGGCAAGGGTTCGCTGCAGGTCGCCGCGGCCGGCAACTCGAACTACGACCTGGCGAACAAGACCACGGACTCCGAGAGCCCCAACGACTCGACGCCGGTCACCCGCACGATCACGAACGCCTGCATCGACATCCCGACCGAACTGCCGGGCGTCGTCACCGTCGCGGCCATGGGCAACGGCAACGTGAAGGCCTCGTACTCCAACTTCGGCAACGGCGTCATCGACGTCGCCGCCCCCGGCGGCGACGGCTCGTACGGCGTCTACTCGACGCTGCCGGGCGGCAAGTACGGGAACAAGAACGGCACGTCGATGGCCTCGCCGCACGTGGCGGGCGTCGCGGCGCTCCTCGCGAGCGCCAACCCGACGTTCACCCCGGCCGACCTCCGCGACCGGCTCACCTCGCAGGCGGGTGACACCGCCTGCCCGTCCGACAGCCGCTGCACGGGCACCACGGCGAAGAACGGCTTCTTCGGCGACGGCCAGGTCGACGCCCTGAAGGCGGTCGGCGGCAGCACCCCGCCGCCCGGCGCGTACTTCGAGAACCTCGCCGACGTCGCCATCGCCGACAACGCGACGGTCGAGAGCCCGATCACGGTCAGCGGGCGGACGGGCAACGCGCCGGCCACCCTGAAGGTGGGCGTCGACATCAAGCACACCTACATCGGTGACCTGAAGGTCGACCTGGTGGCCCCCGACGGCACCGTCTACACGCTGCACAACCGGACCGGCAGCGGCACGGACAACATCGTCCAGACCTACACCGTCAACGCCTCCGCCGAGGTCGCGAACGGCGTCTGGAAGCTGCGCGTGAACGACAACGCCGCGCAGGACGTCGGGAAGATCGACGCCTGGAACCTGACCTTCTAG
- a CDS encoding SGNH/GDSL hydrolase family protein: protein MRSVTTSRSLCTVTAALLVALTPTTPASSAGEPVPTVFLGDGAVAGYGIAPLDESRLPCVRAAENLPDVIEDQLADQSVLLDVTADVSCAGAALHHVWEEQDLGDGVTPAPPQKRALTKDTRLVVAGLGAHTVGLGRILKQCSARLRGRDGALLPDEAVDPESPAADCAAYFTKGAGAGWLTKRFEQADKDLEKLFSEIGSESPSAKVVLVGPPRLVPEDVTRCRAALPDGGGRPLADVPKTAWGFLDEQVQARLNSLMAARARTAGAHFVDLYAATGAATACDGTDRAIGGLLEPSGATLLHQRLPWFLHPNETGRDANGDAVAQSIATAVYGLAPS from the coding sequence ATGCGGAGCGTGACGACTTCCCGGAGCCTGTGCACGGTGACCGCCGCCCTGCTGGTCGCCCTCACCCCCACCACCCCGGCCTCGTCCGCCGGGGAACCCGTTCCCACGGTGTTCCTCGGCGACGGGGCGGTCGCCGGTTACGGCATCGCGCCGCTCGACGAGAGCCGGCTGCCGTGCGTACGGGCGGCCGAGAACCTGCCGGACGTGATCGAGGATCAGCTCGCCGACCAGTCGGTCCTGCTGGACGTCACGGCCGACGTCTCCTGCGCCGGGGCCGCGCTGCACCACGTCTGGGAGGAACAGGACCTGGGTGACGGAGTGACGCCCGCGCCGCCGCAGAAGCGGGCGCTGACCAAGGACACCCGGCTGGTGGTGGCCGGTCTCGGTGCGCACACCGTGGGCCTGGGCCGGATCCTCAAGCAGTGCTCGGCCCGGCTGCGCGGGAGGGACGGCGCGCTGCTGCCGGACGAGGCGGTGGACCCGGAGTCCCCGGCGGCGGACTGCGCCGCGTACTTCACGAAGGGCGCCGGCGCGGGCTGGCTGACGAAGCGCTTCGAGCAGGCGGACAAGGACCTGGAGAAGCTCTTCTCGGAGATCGGCAGCGAGTCGCCGTCGGCGAAGGTGGTGCTGGTCGGCCCCCCGCGGCTGGTGCCGGAGGACGTGACGCGCTGCCGGGCGGCGCTCCCGGACGGCGGCGGGCGACCGCTCGCGGACGTCCCGAAGACGGCCTGGGGCTTCCTGGACGAGCAGGTCCAGGCCCGGCTCAACTCCCTGATGGCCGCGCGGGCGCGGACCGCCGGCGCGCACTTCGTCGACCTGTACGCGGCGACGGGTGCGGCGACGGCCTGCGACGGAACGGACCGGGCGATCGGCGGACTGCTCGAGCCCTCCGGAGCGACGCTGCTGCACCAGCGGCTCCCGTGGTTCCTGCACCCGAACGAGACGGGCCGCGATGCGAACGGCGACGCGGTCGCGCAGTCGATCGCCACGGCGGTGTACGGGCTGGCCCCGTCCTGA
- a CDS encoding MarR family winged helix-turn-helix transcriptional regulator, with the protein MVDQFDERKVNQVVDEGKGYELPLLLFAGFRTLIDRLNTRLAAEGHPELRPAHGFAMQAVAAGGPAGATASDIGRRLGVSKQAAGKTVDRLLAVGYAERADDPADARRKLVRLTPHGLDALARHAAIFDELRAEWAAVLGAERVRDLETALKTVVPPETAYRLDATSWLGGA; encoded by the coding sequence ATGGTTGACCAGTTCGACGAGAGAAAAGTAAACCAGGTTGTCGATGAGGGCAAGGGATATGAGCTGCCACTGCTCCTCTTCGCCGGGTTCCGCACGCTCATCGACCGGCTCAACACCCGCCTGGCCGCCGAGGGCCACCCGGAACTCCGCCCCGCGCACGGCTTCGCCATGCAGGCCGTCGCCGCCGGCGGGCCGGCCGGCGCCACCGCCAGCGACATCGGACGGCGGCTCGGCGTCTCCAAGCAGGCCGCCGGCAAGACCGTCGACCGGCTCCTCGCCGTCGGCTACGCCGAGCGCGCCGACGACCCCGCCGACGCTCGCCGCAAACTCGTCCGCCTCACCCCGCACGGCCTCGACGCCCTCGCCCGCCACGCCGCGATCTTCGACGAACTCCGGGCGGAGTGGGCGGCGGTGCTCGGCGCGGAGCGCGTACGCGACCTGGAGACGGCCCTGAAGACCGTCGTTCCGCCGGAGACCGCGTACCGCCTCGACGCGACGAGCTGGCTGGGCGGCGCGTAA
- a CDS encoding carboxymuconolactone decarboxylase family protein — protein MSLDLTTRTADAVARLKESPHTLDGFLKLTEIFDSTTLDPHSRETVILTVAARNQCHLCVDMHEAKLAALGPAPDPERLAAVRAFTFQVLAATGAVSDAELEAFYAHGYTRQNALEVCLGVGTYTISTFANRLNRC, from the coding sequence TTGTCTCTCGACCTGACCACCCGGACCGCCGACGCCGTCGCCCGTCTGAAGGAGTCCCCGCACACCCTCGACGGCTTCCTGAAGCTCACCGAGATCTTCGATTCCACCACCCTCGACCCGCACTCCCGCGAGACCGTCATTCTGACCGTCGCCGCGCGCAACCAGTGCCACCTGTGCGTCGACATGCACGAGGCCAAGCTCGCCGCCCTCGGCCCGGCACCGGACCCCGAACGCCTCGCCGCCGTCCGCGCGTTCACCTTCCAGGTGCTCGCCGCCACCGGCGCCGTGAGCGACGCGGAGCTGGAGGCGTTCTACGCCCACGGCTACACCCGCCAGAACGCCCTGGAGGTCTGCCTCGGCGTCGGCACGTACACCATCTCCACCTTCGCCAACCGCCTCAACCGCTGTTGA
- a CDS encoding GNAT family N-acetyltransferase, producing MQLRYEVPSTDAALADWRHVHNVIVPPAALSLDEVRERAGRNRLEVAYLGDVLVGCTTVRPPAPGAEVPTATVIARVLPEHRRRGLGAELYARGLTQARELGAEAVETVVLAANEDGLRFAEKHGFAEYDRYVLPGDDALWIDLRLTGKS from the coding sequence ATGCAGCTGCGCTACGAGGTGCCGAGCACCGACGCCGCCCTCGCGGACTGGCGGCACGTCCACAACGTGATCGTCCCGCCCGCCGCCCTCTCCCTCGACGAGGTCCGCGAACGGGCGGGCCGCAACCGGCTGGAGGTCGCCTACCTCGGTGACGTGCTCGTCGGCTGCACGACCGTCCGGCCGCCCGCCCCCGGCGCCGAGGTCCCGACCGCCACCGTCATCGCCCGCGTCCTTCCCGAGCACCGCCGTCGCGGCCTCGGCGCGGAGCTGTACGCGCGCGGGCTGACCCAGGCGCGGGAGCTGGGGGCCGAGGCGGTCGAGACCGTCGTGCTCGCCGCCAACGAGGACGGGCTGCGGTTCGCCGAGAAGCACGGCTTCGCCGAGTACGACCGGTACGTCCTGCCGGGGGACGACGCGCTCTGGATCGACCTGCGGCTGACCGGGAAGTCCTAG